ggttatctcccgcttggattactgcaatgcactctatgtggggctacctttgaaggtgacccggaaactacaactaatccagaatgcggcagctagactggtgactgggagcggccgccaagaccacataagacaggtcttgaaagatctacattggctcccagtacgtttccgagcacaattcaaagtgttggtgctgacctttaaagccctaaatggcctcggtccagtatacctgaaggagcgtctctacccccatcgttctgcccggacactgagttccagcgccgagggccttttggcggttccctcactgcgagaagcaaagctacagggaaccaggcagagggccttctcggtagtggcacccgccctgtggaacaccctcccatcagaggtcagagagataaacaagtatctgacatttagaaaatacctaaaggcagctttgtttagggaagtttttaatctgtgatatttgatgtattttaatgtttgttggacgctgcccagagtggcaggggaagcccagccagatgggcggggtataaataaattattattattattattattattattggacgaGGACTGCTCTACTCTCAGCTAGCAGAACAGTGGgcttattcccccatatggggtagaaccacatgtacatatttgtaactaagtctgccttcagggatccaattgtgaactgatgtaagtaaacctcttttattgactttgaataagattcttgcatctttattattttaagagggattaaagggaatttaccaggaacggacaattcaatctgaagacagactgaattgtataatagtgagaggcttacacaagcctgcaaccagctatctgctgtgcatgtaaaaggggaatataaactctgctaagtaaaggaacttgctggagcaagttaggaaggatattaaacaatatatcctctcctgccaccctgaacattcccacaactagtaggtgggtgtgacctttccaggcctggtaaaaggccaagtcacgTAGTcacctcctttcttcttttttgtactgCCTGCTTCCTGATTCACCTGGACTGTGCTTAGGAATGCTGTTCCATCTTTgagttttgaagaagaaaaaaaggcaaaatgatcctttctttattcttcttttgcaggtttgcAGGAAGTTGCTTTGTGGTTCATctcatgcagggccgtcttacccataggtgctaagGGTGTGGAGCacctgggcgccgggctctcaggaacgccaggctgagagtctggggcccaagagttgaaTCCGGGGACGAGCCCACCCATTGGTTGGAGCacagcagcaggctcttctgctgcgggtggctCTGCACTGCAAGTTTGGGGGCGACCAAGCCAGCGAGATGCACAcctgccgcatatgcttaagacagccctgatctcGTGCACTGCCAGGTAGTGACTCTTCAAGGTTTGGAGCAGAAGTCTTTCCacccctacctagagatgctgggaattgaacccagaaTCAACAGCATGCATGCCTTTTCTCTCCCACTGAACTGTGGCCCTTCGCTAATTTGGCTGCAAGGAAGGCTCACACCTTTGGAAAGCAGAAATCAATggtttggagtagatgaccctcatggtccctcccaactctacaattctatgattctatggtttggCCTCCACTAGATAATGGGTCGAGCTAGGAGTCTACTATACTCTTTGGAAACAGGATCTCGGTTCCACTGACGGAATGGGCTTCCTGGGAAAGCGTTTTCACGACCTGGAAAGCTCAGCCACGCTGGTGCCTCCCTGGCGTTGGGCGGAGAGGGACTCAAGAGGCTGTTCCCGTGGGGGTACGCCCCTGAATGTTTGAGGCGCGAAGGAAAGCCCTGCGCACCCTCTGCAAAAGAAGAGAAGGGGACCCATTGAGACTGAATCCTGGGTAGCTGTGCCCCCGAAGTGGTTCCCAAACCAGGACAAGAAAACAAACAATGAATAAATTCCTGCATTCTCGTGAAAAGGCTGAGGAGCGAGGGAGGGTCGAGGCGAAAAGCAAGCGAGCCCCGGACAAGCGCGGCGGATGTCCCTGCGAGGATTCACTTTGTGTGCTCACAGAAGGGCGGAGGGGCTGGCGAGGGCGGCTGCTGGTCCCCGCATACCACCCAAGATGTTATTCACGGCGAACAATTACCATTATCTGTCCCCACTTTGGCCTAATCAGACAGAATCTGTAACACTGAAAGCTGCTTCCTGCTGGCTTTGGGGAGGGGTGattctgtggggggtggggagaggagaggggatggGTAGGGGGCTGCGAGTATGTGTGCatgcggtgggggggggttgaggttGCCCTTACTCCCCATTAGAGCTTGAGCACTTGACTAATTCAGGTACTTAGCATCCCATAGACAGGGACGGTTTGAAAGCAGCCCGTGTTGACGCTGGGGAGGAGGACTGTTGATATAAACAGGAGCCCCCTCGGTAAGCGACACTAATCTCTCTCCGGAGGAGAGGCAGGGATGAGCCTCCGGCCAAGCCTCCCCGGCACCCAGTAGCTGCGCTCTCCTCGCCTTAGCCTGCCCATCACCGCCACTGTCGAGGACTGACTAAGAGGCGGCGGCGGGCATCTCTGCCATGACTACCGTGGGCAGGATCAGCTTCACGGTGCGGAGCCTTTTGGATTTACCCGAGCCGGAAGGCGGcggaggcaaggagcaggaccCCAGCGAGGGATACGGCCGCTCCCTGTACCGGGAATGGATGGAAACGGACAGGAGCCAGTATCTGTGTGAGTGGGGGGCGGCGGAGATCGCACAGGGATGGCGGGCTTGGGGGAGATccgggaaagagggagggagaaaataaaGGCGACCACCATTTTAGAGGGAGATGTAACAGGCGGGGAGATAACGGGGATGTGGTGGTCACCGAGAGATAATAGGCGAGGAATATTGAACCCCAATAATATTGCTGCGCAGAGGTGATGGAAATGTGTGTGCCTGCGACAGAGAGGGGagaacccaccccccacccacccaccaaagggAAATCGATAGCGCTATGCATTGAGGAGATATTGAGCGAGAGATGTCATATTTGACTTTCATACATATCGCTCGTGTACACAGGTGTGCGTACACGGACCCAGGGACGTCCACACACTCGTTACTCAAAGCAAGGCAGAAATACATTTCTTCCTATCATAAAGCTTACTCCAGGCAAAACCGTGAGATCCCTGTATGTAATAGCCTTTGTGCTTAGGAATGGTCCAGTTTAGGTATTGTCTCCTCCGCGCTGACATCTTCAAGATGGACACATATGCGTCTGTTCAGatattaatataatatttatttactaaTTGGTCACATATTATACAGTATACTAAAACTATTACGACATCAcatgcaggttttttgttttgttttttgacggTGCCTTTTACCTCGACAACGCTTTGCCGATTACTGTATATATCTACCGTTTTCTGCAGAAAATGTACTATACGAATTTAAGGACACTTCCTCAGCCAGAAAATTCCATTGAATGAAGTGTGCCCAGATGAAGATGTTGGAAAAAATATAATATATgattctatggtcttttaaaaacATAGATCTCTATtcatagttttttttaataattgttTAGAGGCAAGGAAACAGACTTCATAGAGATACTTCCCATCTTATGGAAAATCAAAACATTTTCTGtagataaaaataagaaaccaagcTCAGCCCAGTATACAATCTATATACCACAGTTGCTGTAATTAATTAATATTCCTGTAGTAATTATAATGTAGAATATGCTTGTATTGCTGGGCAACAAGATTAGATCCGTGGCTGTCTTTTGTAGTTTCTGCCCCGAGGGACTCAGTTTGTTTAATTACAAAACAGCTTCAGTGTATCCCTAGGCAATTTCCCCATCATAGCTGATCTCtacggtctctctctctctctctctcccccccccgcccttccctCACCACCGATTTCTATTTCCAAGTAATGGCTCTTAAAGCACTGTAGTCTATTTCTGTGGTAGTTAGTATGTACGCATGTACAGTACCAAATTCCAGCCTTTCAACAGAATCCATGGCTTAGATCATGATGGTAATATAATAGTGAAAGATGATCTGATTCATCCATCCATCGATGCATTTTTGTTCTCAGCCCAATAAATTCCAGCATTTGGATTTAGGTCTCATTGGTCTGAACTCCATCTGAATGCTAACCAAGTTATGGGCAAAATCCAGCCACACTtaagtttttgttttataaaaaaagtccAACTGATTTCAGTGAGAGATGTAGCCACGTGTTTTGATTTCCCTTTGAAATCAATCGGACAGCGCTTAATTTGGGCTGGCTAGGCAGTGATTTTTGCTTCCACCTCAGTGAGGTTTGGAGAAATGTTCGAACTATCAAGGAAAATGAGGGGGGCGGACTTAATGAAATCCACACCTACAAGCCTCACTCCTACCGAATGTGCTGCCTTCAACTTTCTAAAATATAAGCTCCCCCTCCCTACGATCTCCTTATAGCCTTTTCAGACTGCCGTTCAGTCCGATCTTATGCACATttgctcagaattaagtcccactggaTGCGAAGAGACTCCCAAGTAAACGCTCCCAAGATTGCAACCTTCGATGGGAGTAGCTTTGGTTCCACTGAATGGGTTTACAGGCTCTGTGCCCGCaaaacctttaaagcacacatGCCCcattaatcctgggaactgtagtttgctaggaGTGCCGagaattgcagttctgtgaggagtaaactattGTTGCCAGAATTATTTGGGTGAGTGGGTGTGTTAGAAATGGATGTTGTGTATGCAGCTTAAGTCCAAGTCAAAGTTTTTCAGGTCATCTTGCCAATAGTTTAAGCTCCCTTGTACTCAAGATGAGGAGGGTAGTAAGTGGGTCGTTTTCCAGGCCTCGGCTCTGAGGTCACCAAAAGCAGATCTCCTGGTTAATTGCAAGAGTCTGTCGCTCCAGAAGATGCTTCCCGTTTGGCTCAATGTTTCCAGAAGCGGAGTAGCAGTTCTTGGAGATCTAAAAGGACCCTTCCTATTGTGGAACAGGAACGGCTTGCATCTTAAATCTCCGGCACTAAATTAAGGAAATACACAAACGAGTCCGAGTCCATTTACAGACAGAGTAATAACTCACAACGTGTACTAGCTTATTTAAAATCCTAATAACCCAGCTCGGTCTTCCAAAACGCTTATTAGGAAAATGGTGAACCGCGAGGGTTTCCTGGTGGGGTCTTTCGGAGGCCATAAACCCTGGCAGGTATTCTTGCTGATGCGCCTCCATTCCGATTTTCTTCATCCGGCACTTCGATAAGAGCTAGTCCCTTCGCAGCTAAGCGACTCCTGAATgcgaggaagtggggagagattcTTGTCACAGAAAGACAGACAGGAAGACAGACCCATTGGTTCCTAGAAGTATGTCTCACGTACCATAGAACCAAAGCACGCCCTTTTGCCATTAGTAAATCCACCAGGAATATCACTTCCACATacctacccacccaccacccatgcTTAGGATAACAAACGCGATCAGCTGCATATTCTCTTCTTTTAGTTTACCAAGACAAGCGGCTGCTTGGGGCGCTTCCGGGAGATATCCCGATCTAACCTTACGCTTGGAGCCGGCGCATACAAAAGGGTACTTCAAAATAGATGTTGAGCCCTTGCagttgtgcgtgtgtgtgtatgtatgggaGAGGCAATAAGAAGGTTGAGAAAGTTTAATAGATTTTGGGGCATTCGATAAATCTCTGCCTCTCacttttcttgttcttttctctcactctctctctctctctctctctctctcacacacacacacacacacacactcacatataCACGCACCCTACGAACCACCAAATGCACCAATCATTGTTATTTACTGTTTTGCAGCTTTATCAGCAGCTCCAGCTGCCcaagtatgattttttttttaaaaaaaaagataaaacgcAAAAGATTAGGAACTCAGCGAGCTAGAAGCAACAAACCCCTTTCTACAATCGTACAATTAATATTTCGTAAAAGGACTGGCTGGATCAAGGGGAGATATTCGCTATTCTAAAACTCTTCCAATAGATAGGGTAAGATAAAAACAATATTTCATCAAGATGATAGCTGAAAGGAAATCTTGCCCGCAGTCTCGTGCTTAACTCGCGTGACACAGAGGCGGTATCGCTGCCTTCTCGACGTAAACCACAGGAAGGCGGTTTCGGCTGCGCAACTTCTCCTGCGTCCTAGTGTTGCTCCTGTTCCTCTCGGAGGTTCTTGCTGGAGTGGATTGGTGCTCCAGGAGACCAGTTAACGTCAGTCTCCAGTGTTGTGGGCTGGCAACAAAAGATTAAACTATACATAAAATGGCCACATTTAAAAATCAAGATGAGGCGGGTGAGAAATTAGCTCCAGAGAAGTCCCAGAGTCATCTCTAGCTAGGTAAGGTTGGGAATGTCTCCCTtgtgaagccctggagagctactcccgtggatggaccaatggtttgatttaGCATTAAGCAACTTCATGCGTTCCTGTGTAAATCCTACCCTATCCATCATCAAAGCCCTGTCCAAATAAAAAAGTCACAGTGCGCCCAAATAAAAGCGCTACCGTTTCGGTTCTTCGGCTTCGGCTTTGTCGGATCTCCAGAGAAAATGGATCTATGGGTGGTTGGGCAGATTTATTTGTAGTGTATTTTGTGTGTGGCTATAGCTATATATTCTAGAAATACACATACCAGGTAAAAGAAAGTATTGCACGCagcgcacagttaaactatggaactcacccccacaggaggcagtgacagccaccaacttggatggctttaagacaggattggacagattcatggaggagagggctatcaagggctactagccatgatgactatgtttctgaatgcctgttgctgtAAACTACAGGAGGTGAGAGTACTCTTGGGCTTAACTCCTGCTTGAgagttttccataggcatctggtttcccactgtgaaagcaggatgctggattagatgggccatgggcctgatccagcaggctcttctttacCATGCCCACTTTCTCCACAAACACAACATAATGTACCATTCAGATCTAACCTATATGCCGGATCCATTGTACAGTATTTcgttgatgatgattatgatgttTCGACTGCGCTTCCAGTGTTTCCTAATTCTCGCTTACATGCGCCCCTTTGCAGCGGTAAATATGCAAATGATAACAACGAAACGGGATCTAACGCGCctgccttctctccttccttccccttgtCTTGCCCCGCAGCTTCGGACGAGAGCGGCCCCGAGAGCAGATCGCGGCCGGCCGCCGCCTCGACGCGAGCGGACGAGGACGacgaggagaagaagaagaagcgcaGGGTGCTCTTCTCCAAGGCGCAAACGCTGGCGCTGGAGCGGCGCTTCCGTCAGCAGCGCTACCTGTCGGCGCCCGAGCGGGAGCAGCTGGCGCACTTGCTGCGCCTGACGCCCACGCAGGTCAAGATCTGGTTCCAGAACCACCGCTACAAGATGAAGCGCGCCAAGGGCAGCGGCGCCGGAGGAGAGCGCGCCGGGGAAGGAACTGGCGCcggaggagcggcggcggcggcgcctctcCTGCGCAGGGTGGTGGTGCCCGTGCTGGTGCGCGAAGGCAAGGCGTGCCAGAGCTGCAGTGGCGCGGCGCAGGACTACGGCGGCGCCCAGAGCGCGCTCGGCCTCCAGGGCTACCCGGCTTTCCCGCAGGCTGCCTCGCTAAGCCTCTTCCCCGCCTACCAGCACTTAGCGCCGCCGGCCCTTGTCTCCTGGAACTGGGGGTGAGGAAGGCGCCGAGTACGCGGACAGGTtgccaaaaggagagagagagagactcagagagagacacacacacacaccctggacccCGCCTGCCCTGGGGCGACGCCTTGGACTGGTGCCTTCATCTCGCGAGGCGTTGGCTTGCATAGGACTACTTTAGAGTAAAATGAGCCGCGGATCCCAACCAGTAAGAAATAGAAACCCAAACATCAAATCCCCAGCAGTTTGCTTCCAAGGGAAGTGGGCCCAATCATCTCTCCCGCCCCCGCCAAATTATCTTTACGCGGAAGTAATAGTGGGATCTTGAAGGCTGCAAATCCTACGCACTCTTCCTGGGGGTTAAGTTCCAAAGAGGATAGGCAGATAGGAATAGAAGGAAGGGAGGGTGCAAAGTTAAGATCGCCCAACCCGGGTTAATTTCCCTtcaacacccacacacacccacacacccattgTTATCGGTGAAATGGGATGGCAGCCCTCATGGACGATTGCGAGTAGCAAAGCCACGAATGGTAGTTGTTCCGGATTAATAGACATAAGCGTGCAAGGCGTGCTTCGGATCCTGGTGTTACTTGGAAAAGAACAGAATTCGACGGGACTTCCCTGTCAATGTTGTGAGGATCGGAATGCCTGGCGTAGCTAACCTTGATCGTCTCGCCCTAACCCTGTTTTTGGCCTTTTGTTTTAGAAAGCTGGCCGAaaacatagttgttgtttttaaaagagaagaagGTTGGGTTTCATTCTAAACAAAACGAATAGGGAGTTGCTTGTATCAGACATAGTTTATTTTCAAATAGAACTTTCTTACCATGATTAATAAACCGGATTGATGGCAAACAAAAACCACCCTCGCGATCCGTGTCTTTTTGGCAGAAGAGACCGGCATCACCCAAGATGCGCGCGCTTGCGATCCCGAAAGTCCCATATCACTCACTATTTTCTGATGAGACCATGccggcaaattcaggttgcccTCTTAAAGTTAATTGGTGCTACAAACTCCCTCCCCGCACATGATCGGACTTCGGGGGATAAGGaaagggggggcagggcgggggggggagagaatgcactGGAAAGTCATGTGAGGCTAACAATTGCTTGGCCAAACTTCATATTACCagcaaacaaatcaataaatagcTCACGTCCTCCTCTCGCAAAAGTTGTGCACACAAAAATCAAGGCTGAATGATCCAAAAAGCTGGTGTTTGGGAGCGACCAAGGGCTTTACCCTTCCGGAAGGATCCCACTAAGTTGGATGCCGTTGCCTGGGCATTTGGAATTCTGGGATTAAAACCAGTCCCGCTGAAGTTCGCG
The nucleotide sequence above comes from Zootoca vivipara chromosome 1, rZooViv1.1, whole genome shotgun sequence. Encoded proteins:
- the NKX2-8 gene encoding homeobox protein Nkx-2.8 — encoded protein: MTTVGRISFTVRSLLDLPEPEGGGGKEQDPSEGYGRSLYREWMETDRSQYLSSDESGPESRSRPAAASTRADEDDEEKKKKRRVLFSKAQTLALERRFRQQRYLSAPEREQLAHLLRLTPTQVKIWFQNHRYKMKRAKGSGAGGERAGEGTGAGGAAAAAPLLRRVVVPVLVREGKACQSCSGAAQDYGGAQSALGLQGYPAFPQAASLSLFPAYQHLAPPALVSWNWG